GAAAATGGGTGGAAAATGCTTGAGAAATGCTACCTTAACTGGAAAGAAGACCTAGCCTTTGCGTCGCAGTTTCTCAACTTAGAAAACTTAAACTGTCTCTTAAGCGACCGGGAACTGGAAAAATTTACAAAGCGTTTCGGATTAAAGGAAGTTATTCGAGAAATAATTAAGGATTTAGAAGAATTCGAAAGTTTAACTGGAATAAAGCTTGGTCCAAGAAGTCTTACTCACAGAAAACATAGAAACTTCACAAATAACGTTTTAATATCGTTAGCAGAGGGAAAAAGCGAAGAAATCACGAAATACATAGTTGAAGCTGGAAAAATTAGGCGTTCACTTGGATAAATCCAGCTATAGGTCAAAGTTAATAATTTCTAACCATCTAATTTAACTCTAGGAGAAAACAAGAATGAAAATTGTTCCGTACCGTGAAATACCGGACAAGAAAGAATTGCTGCCCCTCATGTCTATGGCTTTTGGATGGCCATATAACCCTCAAAAATTTGAAGAAATTGCGGAAATTGACCCTCGTTTAAAGAATTCTCCTATTGGCTTTTGTATGCTTGAAAACAACGAAGCAGTTGGCTTTGTGGGAGTTATGGACTTGCAAACTAAAACTATAGAAGGTAAGGTTGAAACTGTCGGGGGTATATGGGGAGTTGTAACTTCTCCAAGCCATACTAGGCGGGGAATTGCAACAGAGCTTATGAGGTCAGCTCATAACTACTTCGACGATAAAGGTTATAGATTCTCTTTCTTACTAACTGCACGCACCATAATAGCCTACGCATTTTACAGAAAACTCGGCTACAAAGACGCAACCGACTTTCCAAGCGCCCACAAAATAATAGAAGAAAGGAAAAAGCCTTCTGGGAAAAAGAAGGAGGAAAGCAAAGAGGTCGACTGGGAAAAAGTTGTGGAAATCTACAACAGGTTTGCTGCCGATAAAGCTGGCTTCACTGTGAGAGACAAAAAATACTTTGAAGTACTCAGAAAACGTGAGAAGATAAAGCCGGAAAGAATATTTCTAGGTGAAAACGGCTATGTAATTTTCAAGGAAAACGAAGAAGCCGTTTTTGTTAATGAGATAATTGCGTTAACAACCGAGGAAGCAAGGAACCTAATATCTTTCCTTGAAAGAAAAGGGAAACCCATAGTCTGCGATAGAACGGTGCTGGACGAAAAAATACTGGGAGTCTATGAATCGCTTGGATACATGATTCGAAAGAAGAGCCACGATTTACTCATGGTGAAAGAGCTAACTGAAAAGAAAACCTTTAGCCAAGTTTACGGCGGAAAATTCTACATGACCAACCTAGACTTCTTCTAAAATAGCTATTTCTCAGAAAATCTAATTCTCCTTCTAATAGCAGGATTTTTATCAGCTAATCTTTTCAAAACAGCCTCAAAATTTTCTTCGGGTGCTAATTCCCTTTCAAGGAAAACCCCTGTTCTCCCAACTTTATCTCTGCGAGTTAATGCGTGAACTCTATCCAAAACTATGTCAGTTGACAATTTGAGAAGTTTGGCCACGTGTTCCTCTCTGCCAATGACAGAACTTTCCACATGTCCGTCCTCAGTTGGTTCTATCAACATTAAACGCTTATCTACACCTGGAACCCGCCTATTTTCTTTAAGCATCTGCAAGTTTATTTCTCCTCCAAATTTGTAGAACTCCCTTTCTAACGGCCTAAGCTTAACCAGAGGAAAGGAGACTGAAACTTTCTCTTCGACTTCTATGTATGCCTTCACAGCGTAAGAAGGAGTTGCCTGAACAATTATCCGCCTATTTATCGGAATTCCGGCTTTTTCAAGGGCTGTTTCAACCATAAAGGACGAAGGCGGATTTGGAATGAAAATGTCTACGTCGCTTTTAGCTGTTACATCTCCTCTAGCTATGCTTCCATGAACAATACAATGCAGACTAGAACTTTCTAACACATGCATAATTTTTGCTGCTTTTCTCCTGAGCTTCTGAAGCAGTTTCCAGCGTTTTTCATCATAAACAACATGGATTCTTTCAGCTCGCAAAACCGGTTTTTTAGCCAAATCGTTCACCGGACTTAACGTTTTCCTCTATCCATTCAAGATATTTTCTAAATCCCTTAATTATTGGCAGTGCAATTATTTCTGGAACCTTATAGCTATGAAGTTGCCTTACACGTTCAGCTAACTCTTCGAAGAGTTTTTCATCGGATTTCATGAAAACCATGTACTCCTCGGCGGAATCGATTTTCCCTTTCCACCAGAAGTTAGATGAGACTGGCCCGAAAATGTTTGCGCATGCAATGAGTTTCTCTTCTAATAGGGCATTAACTATTCTTTCTGCTTCTTCTTTGCCGGATGCCGTAACCAGAACAACTATGTAGGTCATGATTATTACCTCCTCCTTGAAGTTAATAAATGAACGGTAAGTTTTTTAGTTAATTCCTAGAGGAGCACTTAGAGAAGTCATGAAAGCCGTACATTCTGCTAGCTGTACTCTATGCAAACGAAGGGAACCCGTCTATTTTAGGCCTTATTCAGGCGAGAAGCTATGCGCAAAATGTTTCATAAAATCAATTGAGGACAAGGTTAGAGCCACAATTTCAAAATATGAAATGTTCAAGTTTGACGATAGAATAGCAGTTGCAGTTTCAGGAGGAAAAGACAGCACATCGTTACTATACATTTTGGAGAAAATTGAAAGAAAATTTCCGAAATCCACACTTGTGGCAGTTACTGTCGACGAAGGAATTAGGGGATACAGAGATGAAGCTCTAAAAATTGCAGAGAAAAACTGCGAAAAACTTGGAATTGAACACCATATCGTCTCGTTTAAAGAACTTTTTGGATATAAACTGGACGAAATAGTAAAACTGATGAAGAAGAGGAAAGCTGAGCTTTCTCCATGCGCCTACTGCGGAGTACTGCGAAGAAGAGCCCTAAACATAGCTGCAAGAAAAGCAAACGCAGATAAAATTGCAACTGCCCACAGCCTAGACGACGAAGTGCAGACTATACTGCTAAACATTATGCATGGAGACCCGCTTAGACTGGCTAGGCAAAAACCCGTCACTGAAGAAGTTCACCGAAAACTTGTTAGACGTGTTAAGCCTTTCTGCGAAATTCCAGAAAGAGAAATAGCCTTCTACGCTTTCCTCAAAAAAATAAGATTCCAAAGCTATCCCTGCCCATATGCGCCTCAAGCCCTCAGAAGCGACATACGCACAATGCTCAACAGACTAGAAGAAAAACATCCGGGAATGAAATTTACAATTTTCCGTTCTTTCGAAAGGATAAGGCCAGCCTTAGAAAAGTTAGCTGAAAAAGAAAAACTAGGTGAATGCAAAATCTGTGGAGAACCAACAACAGGCGAAATCTGTAAAGTCTGTGAAATGCTCCAAGAACTAGGAATTAAATGAAAACTTCTATAATGCAAACGAAAATCTTGCTTTCTTAATGTACTTCCCAGTTATCGGAATCTTGAAACCGCATTTTGGGCACTTTTTATCCTCGGTTACTCTATAATCAATTATGGAATAGCCGTATCTCTTTATGAGTGTTGCACCGCATCTTGGGCAGTAGGTGTTCTCGTACTTGTGGCCGGCAACATTTCCAAGATAAGGATACAGCACTCCGGCTTTTTTAGCCATTTCATAGGCTTTTTCCAAAATCTTAACCCTTGTCGGCGGGTTGCTGAATTTGTAAGCTGGAAAATAACGTGTAAAATGCAGAGGAGTTTCAGGTCCAACCTCCTTAAGATGTCTTTCTATAATCCATTCTAGGCATTCTTCGCTGTCGTTGACTCCAGTTACAACTAAATTTACAATTTCAACGTGCAACCCCATCTTTTTGGCTTCTCTGGCGTTCCTCCAAACTTTCTCCACGTCTGTTCCTCCGCAGTATCGCCTATAAGTTTCCGCGTCTCCCTTCAAGTCTATCTTTAACCCGTCCATTCCAGCCTCTTTCAAAAGCTTCAGAGCTTCAAGTGTCATGTAGCCGTTAGAAACGTAACAGCAGTAAAGCCCCTCTGCTTTTCCAAGCTTGAAAAGGTCTAACGTCCAATCTGTCAGTAGGGTTGGCTCTTGAAAACTTGCACATAAGCCTTCGTCCCCAAACCTTAGGGCTAGTTTAACTATTTTTTCCGGCGAATAGAAATTTGCATTTTTAGGATTCGGTTCAACTGTTGATAAGTGGAAGTTTTGACACCATGCACAGCCAAAGTTGCATGACCACGTTGAAAAGGTTAGGGCCGTTGAACCTGGCCAGTAATGGAAAAACGGCTTTATCTCAATCGGCCTACTTTCCAATGCGCTTAAGTCACCGTAGACAAGCGTGTAAAGTTTTCCATCTAAATTAATTCGGGTTTTACAGTAGCCCTTCATACCCGACGGAATTACGCATCTCCTTTCGCAAAGGTTACACCTAACTTTTTCATCTGCTAATTTTTCGTATAAAACCGCCCCACGGACGGTGGGAGTTTTCATTTTCATGTCAGCCAAACCTTTTCTTGAAATGTTCCCATCCTCGAGCTTCTATTGGAATGGTCTTATCTTCTATTTTCAGGCGGATAGTTCTTTCCCTGATTACTTTTCCAATTTTGAATAGTTTTCCTCCAGTTTTTTCAACTGCCTTTTGGGCTTTACTCCACAGTTTAGGCTTTATTGTGACTACTAATTCGTATTCTTCTCCTCCGTAGAAGCATAGTTCCATTGGGTCTAAATTGTGTATTTTAGCGAATTTTTCAGCTTCGGGCGCCATTGGAACTTTGTCTATTTCGAAGCCTACTTTGCTGGCTTTTGCTATTTCGTGGAGGCTCCATGCTAAGCCGTCGCTTGAGTCTATTGAGGCTGTTACTGCTCCAGTTTCAGCCAATGCTAAACCTTCTTTTAATCTGGCTTTTGGCATTAAAACAGAATTAACAAGCCTTTTTTCAATCCGCTTCGGAGTCTTCAAGTTTTCAAGCAAAATTTTCAATCCTGCAGATGTTTTTCCAAAAAGCCCCGTAACTGCAACGTAGTCTCCAGGTTTGGCGTCGCTTCGACTTACAATTCTATTTTCTTCTGCTACACCGTAGAGCATACATGCTATTATTAAGTCGCATGCTTCATTTGTGTCTCCACCTAAAACGTAAGCATCATATTCACGGGCTCCAGCGTTTAATCCCTCAGCAATTTGTTTGATTACATCTTCCCTTGCAAGTTTCCTGGGGAGCCCCAACGAAACTAAAATTGCGGTTGGTTTAACTCCCTTAGCTGCAAAATCGCTAATGTTCATTACTACTGCCTTACGAGAAGCTTGCCAAAAACTCATTTTTGGCGGTACATCCGTCTCCGCAACCAGCATATCAGTTTTCAAAACGGCAATTAAGTTGTTTCCAAGTTTTATGGCTGAAACATCGTCGCCGAAGGGTACGCTCATCCTAGAGGTTTTATCCAACTTGCTGAAAATTATTTCAATTATTTCCCTCTCGCCAAGCTTCTTTTCAGTCAAGGCATTATCCGCCTATATAATTAGTAGAGCTTAACCTATTTAAGAAAGAGACTAGAAAAGCTAGTTTGTATAGCCCCGGTAGCTAAGCCCGGTTATAGCAGCGGCCTCGTAAGCCGCAGGTCGCGGGTTCAAATCCCGCCCGGGGCTCCATCTTAAACTCTTATTTTAGCAGTTCTACCAGCTTCTAATTTTTAGACTTGTTTAGTCTTTTCTTTCTTCTTTTATGTTTGAAAAGTTCTGGATACCGCCGTACATCTTCGTATATTGGTCTTGGAATATCTGTTCTTGGAAAGTATATGTCTGTTCGCCCTTCTGGTGGGACAAGCGGGTATCTTGGTTTTTCTCCTTTGTAGACATGTCTATATAGCATGTAGCAGTAGATTGAAAAGCCGCCTAGAAATGTAGCAGCATAGATGAAGAGTTGAGTTAAAACTGAGATGAGGATGAAGGGCATAAATATGAGTGTTCCAAGCAACAGTAGAAGCCAAAATTTAATTTTTCTTTTCAAACTTCCTCATGCT
Above is a window of Candidatus Bathyarchaeota archaeon DNA encoding:
- a CDS encoding GNAT family N-acetyltransferase, with the translated sequence MKIVPYREIPDKKELLPLMSMAFGWPYNPQKFEEIAEIDPRLKNSPIGFCMLENNEAVGFVGVMDLQTKTIEGKVETVGGIWGVVTSPSHTRRGIATELMRSAHNYFDDKGYRFSFLLTARTIIAYAFYRKLGYKDATDFPSAHKIIEERKKPSGKKKEESKEVDWEKVVEIYNRFAADKAGFTVRDKKYFEVLRKREKIKPERIFLGENGYVIFKENEEAVFVNEIIALTTEEARNLISFLERKGKPIVCDRTVLDEKILGVYESLGYMIRKKSHDLLMVKELTEKKTFSQVYGGKFYMTNLDFF
- a CDS encoding nucleotidyltransferase domain-containing protein → MAKKPVLRAERIHVVYDEKRWKLLQKLRRKAAKIMHVLESSSLHCIVHGSIARGDVTAKSDVDIFIPNPPSSFMVETALEKAGIPINRRIIVQATPSYAVKAYIEVEEKVSVSFPLVKLRPLEREFYKFGGEINLQMLKENRRVPGVDKRLMLIEPTEDGHVESSVIGREEHVAKLLKLSTDIVLDRVHALTRRDKVGRTGVFLERELAPEENFEAVLKRLADKNPAIRRRIRFSEK
- a CDS encoding divalent-cation tolerance protein CutA gives rise to the protein MTYIVVLVTASGKEEAERIVNALLEEKLIACANIFGPVSSNFWWKGKIDSAEEYMVFMKSDEKLFEELAERVRQLHSYKVPEIIALPIIKGFRKYLEWIEENVKSGERFG
- a CDS encoding TIGR00269 family protein, which translates into the protein MKAVHSASCTLCKRREPVYFRPYSGEKLCAKCFIKSIEDKVRATISKYEMFKFDDRIAVAVSGGKDSTSLLYILEKIERKFPKSTLVAVTVDEGIRGYRDEALKIAEKNCEKLGIEHHIVSFKELFGYKLDEIVKLMKKRKAELSPCAYCGVLRRRALNIAARKANADKIATAHSLDDEVQTILLNIMHGDPLRLARQKPVTEEVHRKLVRRVKPFCEIPEREIAFYAFLKKIRFQSYPCPYAPQALRSDIRTMLNRLEEKHPGMKFTIFRSFERIRPALEKLAEKEKLGECKICGEPTTGEICKVCEMLQELGIK
- the amrS gene encoding AmmeMemoRadiSam system radical SAM enzyme, with product MKMKTPTVRGAVLYEKLADEKVRCNLCERRCVIPSGMKGYCKTRINLDGKLYTLVYGDLSALESRPIEIKPFFHYWPGSTALTFSTWSCNFGCAWCQNFHLSTVEPNPKNANFYSPEKIVKLALRFGDEGLCASFQEPTLLTDWTLDLFKLGKAEGLYCCYVSNGYMTLEALKLLKEAGMDGLKIDLKGDAETYRRYCGGTDVEKVWRNAREAKKMGLHVEIVNLVVTGVNDSEECLEWIIERHLKEVGPETPLHFTRYFPAYKFSNPPTRVKILEKAYEMAKKAGVLYPYLGNVAGHKYENTYCPRCGATLIKRYGYSIIDYRVTEDKKCPKCGFKIPITGKYIKKARFSFAL
- the thiL gene encoding thiamine-phosphate kinase, encoding MTEKKLGEREIIEIIFSKLDKTSRMSVPFGDDVSAIKLGNNLIAVLKTDMLVAETDVPPKMSFWQASRKAVVMNISDFAAKGVKPTAILVSLGLPRKLAREDVIKQIAEGLNAGAREYDAYVLGGDTNEACDLIIACMLYGVAEENRIVSRSDAKPGDYVAVTGLFGKTSAGLKILLENLKTPKRIEKRLVNSVLMPKARLKEGLALAETGAVTASIDSSDGLAWSLHEIAKASKVGFEIDKVPMAPEAEKFAKIHNLDPMELCFYGGEEYELVVTIKPKLWSKAQKAVEKTGGKLFKIGKVIRERTIRLKIEDKTIPIEARGWEHFKKRFG